The Brevibacillus humidisoli DNA segment TGTCGCCAAGCAGGACGTGGTGCTCCATCGCCTCCTGCCAGGAATTAGCGCGGAATGAGATGGTCGGTGCAATTTTTTTCAACTCGTCCATGATCGGGCCAGCATAATTATCTTCAACGACAATCAAGTCTGGTTCCAGAGACAGGATCGTCTCCAGGTTGGGTTCGCGTCGATCTCCGACAGAGGTGCTGTTCTTCAAACCTTCTTGCAAATACTCCGGAACACCTGTTGGAGGAAGAGCCATGCCGACCGGCTCAATTCCAAGCGCAACCATCGAGTCAAGCGACTGGATGCTGAGGCCTACGACGCGCTTCGGTACCCCTGTGATGGTAAACTCTCCGTTGGGAGTTTGAAAGGTACGTTGCTCCTGACCGGTGTTTTCCATTTGCTGTGTCTGGGTGCCCGACTCTCCGGCAGCGGAGCCTGAGGTGGATGAATCCTGTCCGGCCTGTCCTCCACACCCTGCGAGAACCGTTATCCCGAAGAACAGAGCCAACAGCAAGGTGGTCCACGTTTTTGTCTGCTTTTTCATGTTGTCATCTCTCCCATGCTTATGTAGTAGTTCAGGTTCTTTCCCAGTCTGATACCGTCAGAAATGAGTAGTTGAAAATGATAATGAATATCATTTCGTAAAATTACAAGTACGATAGTACCTCATTCTGCGACCTCTGTCTAGCCCCAATTGAGAAAAGCACATCGCGTTGCATGTACGATTTTATCCAAAACAAAAAGAGCTGGGTTCCTCCTCGCTCCTTAAGAAGAACCCCAACTCTTTTTTATCCTGTGAGTCACCTTATGCGCGAGATACGTACGCTTCCGAACGCGTATCGATGATCAGCTTGTCGCCTTCGTTGACGAACAGCGGTACGTTGACCACAAATCCGGTTTCCAGCGTCGCTTTTTTGGTGGCGCCGGTAGCTGTGTCACCTTTGACCCCAGGCTCACATTCGGTTACGACCAACTCTACGGTGTTGGGCAGTTGAATCCCGATCGTCTCGCCGTTGTACTGCATGACCTGCACGTTCATGTTTTCCTTGAGGAAATTCAGTTCACGCTCGATCTGACTGCGAGGAAAGGTAATCTGCTCAAACGTTTCCGTATTCATAAACGTAAACTCGTCGCCACTCCCGTAGAGATACTGCATCGTGCTCGTCTCAATGCGGGCCGGGTTTACTTTTTCACCGCCACGGAAGGTCATCTCGGTTATATTTCCGTTGCGCAGATTGCGCAGTTTGGAGCGTACAAAAGCCGCGCCTTTTCCTGGTTTCACGTGTTGAAACTCAACTACTTGGTAGATGTTGCCATCCACTTCGATCGTCAAGCCAGTACGAAAATCGTTTACGGATATCATCACAAGCCTCCTAAACAGAACAATAACAGCAATATTATAAACTTAGACGGGCAGGATGAGCAACTCTTTTGTTGATCTCGTCAAAATCTCACAACCGTTTTCCGTGATCACCACATCATCTTCAATCCGTACACCGCCCAAACCGCTGACGTAGATGCCGGGTTCGACGGTGACGAGCATGCCTGGCTGCAGCACAGTGGTGCTGCTCATAGCCAGACCCGGCGCCTCATGCACCTGTAGGCCCAGACCATGGCCCGTACTGTGGCCGAACTGCTCTGCATAGCCTGCCTCTGCAATTACGTCCCGCGTCAAAGCGTCTGCTTCCCTGCCTGTCATCCCGGCGCGAATCTTTTCCACACCATTCCGCTGCGCCCGAAGGACGATTTCATAGATCTGCTTCATCTCCGGTTCCGGTTCGCCAACGGCAACTGTGCGGGTAATATCGGAGGAATACCCCTTGTACAAGGCACCGAAATCCATCGTGACCATCTCACCAGACTGGATCGTTTTGTCGCTTGCCCTGCCGTGGGGCAGTGCGCCCCTCTCTCCAGACGCGACGATAATGTCAAACGCTGCAGCCTCCGCACCGTTTCGCTTCATGAAATACTCCAACTCCAGCGCTACATCGCGCTCGCGGATACCCGGTTTCAAATAAGATAATATGTGGGTGAACGCTTCATCGGCGATCCGCACAGCTTCCTTGACGATCGCTAGCTCCGATTCGTCTTTGATCATACGCAGTTGTTCAAACATCCCTTCGGTGGGAACCAGTTCAATCCCTTTGAAATGAGTGTTCCATTCTTCGTAAAGGGCGAAGCTGACTGCCTGCTTCTCAAAGCCGAGCCGTTTTACCCCCATCGCCTGTAGTTGGGTGAATATGGCTCCCTTCTCATCCCGTTGGTGGTTGATTACCGTAAAATCAGGGGCTTCTGCCTGCGCCTGATCGATGTAGCGAAAATCTGTCAACAGCACAGCCTGATCCATGGACACAATCACAACACCCGCTGAGCCCGTAAAACCGCTGATGTAGCGACGGTTCACAGCGTGACCGGTAATGATCGCGTCCAACTGTCTTTCTTTCAGGATCGCTCTTACTTTCTCAATTCGTCCCTTCATACTCCTCTCCCCCTTCGATCGATACGTCTTGCCGCTCTGTCAAACTGCCTGAGAAGCATCTCGATTATGCACTTCCAACAGACCTCTGTTGCAGATGCCGCACCAGCCCGCGTAGAGCCCACTCGTAGCCGCTGCTGCCCAGTCCGACGATTTGTCCCAATACGACTGGTGCAATCAC contains these protein-coding regions:
- a CDS encoding ABC transporter substrate-binding protein — translated: MKKQTKTWTTLLLALFFGITVLAGCGGQAGQDSSTSGSAAGESGTQTQQMENTGQEQRTFQTPNGEFTITGVPKRVVGLSIQSLDSMVALGIEPVGMALPPTGVPEYLQEGLKNSTSVGDRREPNLETILSLEPDLIVVEDNYAGPIMDELKKIAPTISFRANSWQEAMEHHVLLGDILGKKDEAEAFVRDFEAKLDEVKQKTPGGVSALGMFLIGDAYSMWLDNSFVGSILTSLGADYALKQSMLTGEEMTEENKEYASESRFVKLNLEKLIELNPQVLFLMSKKDDLISEKMNGNPVWSKLDAVQNERTYEVDRNIWSRGRGPLAAKLIVEQAPSLLYPDVFKK
- the efp gene encoding elongation factor P, with the protein product MISVNDFRTGLTIEVDGNIYQVVEFQHVKPGKGAAFVRSKLRNLRNGNITEMTFRGGEKVNPARIETSTMQYLYGSGDEFTFMNTETFEQITFPRSQIERELNFLKENMNVQVMQYNGETIGIQLPNTVELVVTECEPGVKGDTATGATKKATLETGFVVNVPLFVNEGDKLIIDTRSEAYVSRA
- a CDS encoding M24 family metallopeptidase — encoded protein: MKGRIEKVRAILKERQLDAIITGHAVNRRYISGFTGSAGVVIVSMDQAVLLTDFRYIDQAQAEAPDFTVINHQRDEKGAIFTQLQAMGVKRLGFEKQAVSFALYEEWNTHFKGIELVPTEGMFEQLRMIKDESELAIVKEAVRIADEAFTHILSYLKPGIRERDVALELEYFMKRNGAEAAAFDIIVASGERGALPHGRASDKTIQSGEMVTMDFGALYKGYSSDITRTVAVGEPEPEMKQIYEIVLRAQRNGVEKIRAGMTGREADALTRDVIAEAGYAEQFGHSTGHGLGLQVHEAPGLAMSSTTVLQPGMLVTVEPGIYVSGLGGVRIEDDVVITENGCEILTRSTKELLILPV